One genomic window of Mercenaria mercenaria strain notata chromosome 2, MADL_Memer_1, whole genome shotgun sequence includes the following:
- the LOC123563372 gene encoding uncharacterized protein LOC123563372 isoform X1, with amino-acid sequence MAHEKQLRNPKYRSWVKSGLGLKYLKEGLEQFTVDVLDEQHLAILMTVRKASKSMATSCNQCQVNSLLPNHARTRSNHCPLGVNDCNCRQPKGKRTCPNDICGAIYEEVIHLHGSTPPAPYWRNTDATLWCSNPWEIGKCFINAPGYAHTRSASETDCAGLLHIIVNNKGFHSHLQCDINGSDILCKTRQYRNEILHSASMELENETAGNYIDDMIAVLQDAKELCSRAESVEAVKKLTELKTKDFIVSTENEMEIFQEMRKALAKETDESLEKIESTTTGRVSTIQEKFRDVDDAIQRTKAQTLDEIQASHHDLLNKHTLSLDVKATECLENIESSVRIQENRIIQSMKTAESDLTISKVEAIKEMKNIQSDLLNKHMEELGKKVEEINQTLSQKQLSIVKSLEQTGTKQKQMLKSMSKDVNSSEQKEIVVSTPQYITQRMYVDEADGSTEQKQPDYEMMKEVFKKRLISLYMETVVKVSALPLHLERNDATINDLYVTPWLKLDNNSCNVFKTKTSPEVAPGNERSRIISFFYDIFYKDGQLMKLIYIIGEAGSGKSAFCKKMIHKWCLSNFEQSEVCSNSQRKCFATDVVMSDEEIMKSYEFLFYISLRHNTDTGDIRTMLNNHYEDPALDVILERESRNCLILIDGLDEWKPPAEEKLSQFQTIGLPKRDLSKQYTTITTSRPWKVDILKIKESEIDNKIRLCGIEYKSVIKMTTYIVSYLNKIFKKKKSANRFLAKYVLSNEQNKTPLNDIMKSPVMLQQLVCLWFDDKLHQSSRRNIYTSMLELSLEWSVQRKPDDRIFEMFREKSMDLEEISLPLTFDEDSICEEYKYILLIAGKVAYHTLFSEQKESSLTFGQATLRKYGANKDFIQCCLEMGIFTEEQNVTFSLSKRRNTQLSFTHKSIQEVLAAIYIVMQCESVESDAMSQTVSEYLRNVKTAEDILEQSDVIELVCGFNPSLTADVSKYMYDIVIRDERFIEFRETLKQWPDCNIIVQIQELVFGCIKEFQSSKCCEGYDLYLADAIIRDKSDIPLLKNIKKENILSITIAGEIWGLSRSSIHLSDCDVRILCSTISQCSSSLYRFSKLDSITADPAEELPVYSTLVSCKYNHLQALELKDIRWKHDKMFGLSSFLEQNTNLQVLSLRDMHCEADQCTVHEANLSKHVKLRSMDISDADIRLTGLNSENLTRFVLIGMDKYGSIDHLLSGAKVLEYINLSSWTFHSDSKTFISDMQKLKYIEMSEVQMSETTWLMFTDSLKTFPSLQKLTLRAVNIPDRVKITLLNTLQGVGQIERLDLMDMNISIKFPKGLCNLKHLVVNNVKCFETDICDFVNSLQYLCTLERLVFKNMDIQSSSFTFPPSLVCLKHILLQNVILTKEAWIEFALSLHHLQQLEILEFQSLNIPDASLSFSSEMKNLRNVSFEKVLMSISSWKDIADSLSLLRQSIEVETVDLYIEHGSLETAIEYVKKKKDLFQVSLRFGVDCSFRTKKSSSAK; translated from the exons ATGGCTCATGAAAAGCAACTCAGAAATCCGAAATATCGGAGCTGGGTAAAATCAGGACTGGGCCTGAAGTATTTAAAAGAAGGATTAGAACAATTCACAGTGGATGTTTTGGATGAACAGCACCTAGCTATTCTAATGACAGTGAGGAAAGCAAGTAAATCCATGGCCACAAGTTGTAATCAATGTCAAGTTAATTCTCTGTTGCCAAATCATGCCCGAACAAGGTCAAATCACTGCCCGTTGGGAGTTAACGATTGTAACTGCCGACAACCAAAAGGAAAACGAACTTGCCCAAATGATATATGTGGTGCAATATATGAAGAAGTAATACATCTGCATGGTTCGACACCCCCTGCACCGTACTGGAGAAATACTGATGCCACTTTGTGGTGTTCAAACCCGTGGGAGATTGGTAAATGTTTTATCAATGCTCCAGGGTATGCCCATACCAGATCAGCAAGTGAGACTGACTGTGCTGGACTATTACATATCATTGTTAACAACAAGGGATTCCATTCTCATCTGCAGTGTGATATAAACGGCTCTGATATTTTATGCAAG ACGAGACAATATCGGAATGAGATATTGCATTCAGCTTCAATGGAACTAGAGAATGAGACAGCTGGTAACTACATTGATGATATGATAGCTGTTCTACAAGACGCCAAAGAGCTTTGTTCACGTGCAGAATCTGTAGAAGCTGTCAAAAAGTTGACAGAG CTGAAGACAAAGGATTTCATTGTTTCCACCGAGAACGAGATGGAGATATTTCAGGAAATGCGAAAGGCTTTGGCAAAAGAAACAGACGAAAGTTTGGAGAAAATTGAAAGTACTACAACCGGCCGTGTCAGTACGATACAGGAAAAGTTTCGAGACGTAGATGATGCAATACAGCGAACAAAAGCTCAAACCTTAGATGAAATTCAAGCTTCTCATCATGACCTTCTGAACAAACATACACTTAGCCTAGATGTAAAGGCAACGGAATGTTTAGAGAACATTGAGTCATCTGTACGCATACAAGAAAATAGAATCATCCAAAGTATGAAGACTGCAGAGAGTGATTTAACAATTTCAAAAGTAGAAgctataaaagaaatgaaaaatatacaaagtGACTTGTTAAACAAACATATGGAAGAGCTGGGTAAGAAAGTTGAAGAAATTAATCAAACTTTGTCTCAAAAACAACTGTCTATTGTAAAATCATTGGAACAGACAGGTACTAAACAAAAGCAAATGTTGAAATCGATGTCAAAAGATGTCAATTCATCTGAGCAGAAGGAAATAGTTGTTTCTACCCCACAATACATAACACAG CGGATGTATGTAGATGAAGCAGATGGATCTACAGAGCAGAAACAGCCCGATTATGAAATGATGAAAGAAG TTTTCAAGAAGCGGTTAATCAGTCTTTACATGGAAACCGTTGTGAAAGTGTCTGCATTGCCACTTCATCTCGAGAGAAACGATGCCACTATAAATGATTTGTATGTAACACCATGGTTGAAACTAGACAATAACAGCTGTAACGTTTTCAAAACCAAAACGTCACCAGAAGTAGCACCAGGAAACGAAAGAAGTAGGATTATATCATTTTTCTATGACATATTTTATAAAGATGGCCAATTGATGAAGTTAATTTATATAATTGGAGAGGCTGGGTCAGGTAAAAGTGCATTTTGCAAAAAGATGATTCACAAATGGTGTTTGTCCAATTTCGAACAAAGTGAAGTTTGTTCGAATAGTCAAAGAAAGTGCTTTGCCACCGATGTAGTAATGTCAGATGAGGAAATAATGAAAAGCTATGAATTTCTATTTTACATTTCTCTACGTCATAACACCGACACGGGAGATATTAGGACGATGTTGAACAATCATTACGAAGATCCAGCATTAGATGTCATTCTGGAAAGAGAATCGAGAAACTGTCTGATACTCATCGATGGACTCGATGAATGGAAACCACCAGCGGAGGAGAAGTTGTCACAATTTCAAACAATTGGACTGCCAAAACGTGATCTCAGCAAGCAATATACTACGATAACAACTTCTAGACCATGGAAAGTagatattctgaaaataaaagaatcagaaatagACAATAAGATTAGACTGTGTGGAATTGAATATAAGTCTGTTATCAAAATGACTACCTATATTGttagttatttgaataaaattttcaaaaagaaaaaatccgCAAACAGATTTTTAGCGAAGTACGTTCTTTCCAATGAACAAAACAAAACGCCATTGAATGACATTATGAAATCGCCAGTAATGCTACAGCAGTTGGTTTGTCTTTGGTTTGATGACAAACTTCACCAGTCTTCCCGACGTAACATTTACACCAGTATGCTTGAATTATCTCTGGAATGGTCTGTACAGAGGAAACCTGATGACAGAATATTCGAAATGTTTCGAGAGAAATCAATGGACTTGGAAGAAATCAGTCTTCCTCTCACTTTTGATGAAGACTCAATATGTGAggaatacaaatatatattactCATAGCAGGCAAAGTTGCATACCATACACTATTTTCAGAACAAAAGGAATCGTCGCTTACGTTTGGACAAGCAACGCTAAGAAAATATGGAGctaataaagattttatacagtGTTGTTTGGAGATGGGAATTTTCACTGAAGAACAGAATGTTACTTTCTCTTTAAGTAAGCGTCGAAATACTCAACTTTCATTTACTCATAAGTCTATACAAGAGGTTTTGGCGGCCATATATATTGTGATGCAATGTGAATCTGTTGAAAGTGACGCTATGAGTCAAACTGTTTCAGAATATCTTAGAAATGTAAAAACAGCGGAAGATATTTTGGAACAGTCTGATGTAATTGAACTAGTATGTGGTTTTAACCCGTCACTAACAGCAGATGTATCTAAGTACATGTATGATATCGTAATAAGAGATGAAAGATTCATCGAATTCAGAGAGACACTCAAACAATGGCCCGATTGTAACATCATTGTTCAAATTCAAGAGCTTGTTTTTGGGTGTATCAAGGAATTTCAATCCAGTAAATGTTGCGAAGGGTATGATTTATACCTTGCAGATGCTATAATAAGGGATAAGTCAGACATTCCTCTtctcaaaaatattaagaaagaaaacattttgtcaaTAACTATAGCTGGAGAAATATGGGGTCTGTCCCGTTCAAGTATACACCTCAGCGACTGTGATGTCCGAATATTATGCAGTACAATAAGTCAGTGTTCATCGTCATTATACCGTTTCTCTAAATTAGACTCTATTACGGCCGATCCTGCAGAGGAGTTGCCAGTTTACTCAACTCTTGTATCATGCAAATATAACCATCTACAGGCTTTAGAGTTGAAAGACATAAGGTGGAAGCACGACAAGATGTTTGGTCTGTCGTCATTTTTAGAGCAGAACACAAACCTACAGGTGCTTTCACTCAGAGATATGCATTGTGAAGCTGATCAGTGCACAGTGCATGAGGCAAACTTATCAAAACATGTCAAACTGAGGAGTATGGACATAAGTGATGCCGACATCCGCCTGACTGGACTAAATTCAGAAAACCTTACGAGATTTGTATTGATTGGGATGGACAAGTATGGCAGCATTGACCATTTACTTAGTGGAGCCAAAGTTTTAGAATACATTAACTTGTCGTCTTGGACATTTCACAGCGACAGTAAAACGTTTATATCGGATATgcagaaattgaaatatatagaaatgtcCGAGGTACAAATGAGTGAGACAACATGGCTTATGTTTACTGACAGTCTGAAAACATTTCCTTCCTTACAAAAACTTACCTTGCGTGCAGTGAATATCCCTGACAGAGTGAAGATAACCCTTTTGAATACCCTTCAAGGTGTAGGACAGATAGAGCGTCTTGATTTGATGGACATGAATATTTCCATAAAATTTCCGAAAGGTTTGTGCAATCTGAAGCATTTAGTTGTTAACAATGTGAAATGTTTTGAGACAGACATATGCGATTTTGTGAACAGTTTACAGTATTTATGTACTTTAGAGCGCCTAGTATTTAAGAACATGGATATTCAAAGCTCATCGTTCACATTTCCACCGAGTTTAGTTTgccttaaacatattttgttacaaaacGTTATACTAACAAAAGAGGCATGGATAGAGTTTGCCCTAAGTTTACATCACCTGCAGCAATTAGAAATTCTAGAGTTCCAGAGCTTGAATATACCGGATGCTTCCTTAAGTTTTTCAAGTGAAATGAAAAATCTCAGAAATGTCAGCTTTGAAAAGGTTTTAATGAGTATTAGCAGCTGGAAAGATATTGCTGACAGTTTGAGTTTACTGCGACAGTCTATTGAAGTTGAAACAGTAGATTTGTACATAGAACATGGATCTTTAGAAACAGCCATTGAATatgtaaaaaagaagaaagatttGTTTCAGGTCTCTCTTAGGTTTGGAGTGGATTGTAGCTTTAGAACTAAAAAAAGTTCCAGCGCTAAATAG
- the LOC123563372 gene encoding uncharacterized protein LOC123563372 isoform X2: MAHEKQLRNPKYRSWVKSGLGLKYLKEGLEQFTVDVLDEQHLAILMTVRKASKSMATSCNQCQVNSLLPNHARTRSNHCPLGVNDCNCRQPKGKRTCPNDICGAIYEEVIHLHGSTPPAPYWRNTDATLWCSNPWEIGKCFINAPGYAHTRSASETDCAGLLHIIVNNKGFHSHLQCDINGSDILCKTRQYRNEILHSASMELENETAGNYIDDMIAVLQDAKELCSRAESVEAVKKLTELKTKDFIVSTENEMEIFQEMRKALAKETDESLEKIESTTTGRVSTIQEKFRDVDDAIQRTKAQTLDEIQASHHDLLNKHTLSLDVKATECLENIESSVRIQENRIIQSMKTAESDLTISKVEAIKEMKNIQSDLLNKHMEELGKKVEEINQTLSQKQLSIVKSLEQTGTKQKQMLKSMSKDVNSSEQKEIVVSTPQYITQRMYVDEADGSTEQKQPDYEMMKEVFKKRLISLYMETVVKVSALPLHLERNDATINDLYVTPWLKLDNNSCNVFKTKTSPEVAPGNERTLNVLEEMGWLPVFLLLYTSTNCHALYECNTCKCCKNGVSRCRRNDLCLDGCIDGYYGDSCQHACKPNCLQCVNPDSCTKCGDGYFGDYCVNCTDRCLTCTSWDTCSTCKDGYYIGRPNDNTAYTYPSDCRYNCPENCISCTSYNTCTKCKDGYYNGKWYTNSYMQYNDCRYKCKPNCKVCSSYDICDVCVEGKYNIENYKGCSYNCPLACESCTSYYNCTKCVAGKYGTYCQNWCGKGCKDNLCDINTGSCTCASNFQGDKCENCRQGKYGIYCNGFCPQGCEGQNCTRDGNCYRCISGFAGSQCDQCVAGMYGSNCDIPCPKGCSNNKCTRDGNCFRCNSGFAGSKCDQCIAGMYGSNCDIPCPKSCLNSTCTRDGNCFGCNSGCAGSHCDHCIAGMYGSNCDIPCPKGCSNNTCTRDGDCYRCISGLAGRQCDQCIAGMYGSNCDIPCPKNCSNNICTRDGDCYRCNSGFAGSKCDQCIAGMYGINCDTPCPKTCSNNTCTRNGHCYRCNSGFNGSKCDQCFAGMYGSNCDIPCPNTCSNTTCTRDGNCIQGCQNGYFGDKCLNRCSNYCINVTCSKDSGSCEFGCAGGFEGDDCTKSYIDVTVDTEESSKTSNIGAFVGVGVMAVAVTLLAVGIFVLIKRFTKQRKHTQEQPEMIYVQNASERRTYDQLSPPDFEMTANVTVSVYEQLHERNQDTTDYAEIERNNAKVQDRIQDLNNDSEMRRNYEQLQDRLQDSNTYSEMDRNYEQLQDRFQDSNTYSEMDRNYEQLQDRHRDSNNYSEIDRN; the protein is encoded by the exons ATGGCTCATGAAAAGCAACTCAGAAATCCGAAATATCGGAGCTGGGTAAAATCAGGACTGGGCCTGAAGTATTTAAAAGAAGGATTAGAACAATTCACAGTGGATGTTTTGGATGAACAGCACCTAGCTATTCTAATGACAGTGAGGAAAGCAAGTAAATCCATGGCCACAAGTTGTAATCAATGTCAAGTTAATTCTCTGTTGCCAAATCATGCCCGAACAAGGTCAAATCACTGCCCGTTGGGAGTTAACGATTGTAACTGCCGACAACCAAAAGGAAAACGAACTTGCCCAAATGATATATGTGGTGCAATATATGAAGAAGTAATACATCTGCATGGTTCGACACCCCCTGCACCGTACTGGAGAAATACTGATGCCACTTTGTGGTGTTCAAACCCGTGGGAGATTGGTAAATGTTTTATCAATGCTCCAGGGTATGCCCATACCAGATCAGCAAGTGAGACTGACTGTGCTGGACTATTACATATCATTGTTAACAACAAGGGATTCCATTCTCATCTGCAGTGTGATATAAACGGCTCTGATATTTTATGCAAG ACGAGACAATATCGGAATGAGATATTGCATTCAGCTTCAATGGAACTAGAGAATGAGACAGCTGGTAACTACATTGATGATATGATAGCTGTTCTACAAGACGCCAAAGAGCTTTGTTCACGTGCAGAATCTGTAGAAGCTGTCAAAAAGTTGACAGAG CTGAAGACAAAGGATTTCATTGTTTCCACCGAGAACGAGATGGAGATATTTCAGGAAATGCGAAAGGCTTTGGCAAAAGAAACAGACGAAAGTTTGGAGAAAATTGAAAGTACTACAACCGGCCGTGTCAGTACGATACAGGAAAAGTTTCGAGACGTAGATGATGCAATACAGCGAACAAAAGCTCAAACCTTAGATGAAATTCAAGCTTCTCATCATGACCTTCTGAACAAACATACACTTAGCCTAGATGTAAAGGCAACGGAATGTTTAGAGAACATTGAGTCATCTGTACGCATACAAGAAAATAGAATCATCCAAAGTATGAAGACTGCAGAGAGTGATTTAACAATTTCAAAAGTAGAAgctataaaagaaatgaaaaatatacaaagtGACTTGTTAAACAAACATATGGAAGAGCTGGGTAAGAAAGTTGAAGAAATTAATCAAACTTTGTCTCAAAAACAACTGTCTATTGTAAAATCATTGGAACAGACAGGTACTAAACAAAAGCAAATGTTGAAATCGATGTCAAAAGATGTCAATTCATCTGAGCAGAAGGAAATAGTTGTTTCTACCCCACAATACATAACACAG CGGATGTATGTAGATGAAGCAGATGGATCTACAGAGCAGAAACAGCCCGATTATGAAATGATGAAAGAAG TTTTCAAGAAGCGGTTAATCAGTCTTTACATGGAAACCGTTGTGAAAGTGTCTGCATTGCCACTTCATCTCGAGAGAAACGATGCCACTATAAATGATTTGTATGTAACACCATGGTTGAAACTAGACAATAACAGCTGTAACGTTTTCAAAACCAAAACGTCACCAGAAGTAGCACCAGGAAACGAAAGAA CTTTAAACGTGCTGGAAGAAATGGGATGGTTACCAGTTTTTCTTCTGCTGTATACCAGTACAAACT GTCATGCTCTTTATGAGTGCAACACATGCAAATGCTGTAAAAATGGTGTATCTAGATGTCGGAGGAATGATTTATGTTTAGATGGTTGCATCGATGGTTATTATGGCGACAGTTGTCAACATGCTTGCAAACCTAATTGTCTGCAATGTGTAAATCCAGATTCATGTACAAAATGTGGCGATGGATATTTTGGCGATTATTGTGTTAACTGTACAGACAGATGCTTAACTTGTACTTCTTGGGACACTTGCAGTACTTGTAAAGATGGGTATTATATTGGTAGACCAAATGACAATACCGCGTACACGTACCCTTCTGATTGTCGCTATAATTGTCCAGAAAACTGTATTTCATGTACATCATACAATACATGTACCAAGTGCAAAGATGGATATTATAATGGAAAATGGTACACAAACAGTTATATGCAATATAACGACTGTCGGTATAAATGCAAACCGAACTGTAAAGTCTGTTCATCGTATGACATATGTGATGTATGTGTAGAGggtaaatataatattgaaaactACAAAGGTTGCAGTTACAATTGTCCTTTAGCATGTGAATCTTGTACATCTTACTACAATTGTACCAAATGTGTTGCTGGAAAATATGGAACCTATTGCCAGAATTGGTGCGGAAAAGGGTGCAAGGATAATCTGTGTGATATTAACACCGGAAGTTGTACCTGTGCATCCAATTTTCAAGGTGATAAatgtgaaaattgcagacagggTAAATATGGTATATATTGTAACGGTTTCTGTCCCCAAGGATGTGAAGGTCAGAACTGTACACGTGATGGCAATTGCTATAGATGCATTTCAGGATTTGCAGGAAGTCAATGTGATCAGTGCGTTGCCGGTATGTACGGCAGCAACTGTGACATACCTTGCCCTAAAGGCtgttcaaataacaaatgtaCACGTGATGGCAATTGTTTTCGATGTAATTCAGGGTTTGCAGGAAGTAAATGTGATCAGTGCATTGCCGGAATGTACGGCAGCAACTGTGACATACCTTGCCCTAAAAGCTGTTTAAATAGCACATGTACACGTGATGGCAATTGTTTTGGATGTAATTCAGGGTGTGCAGGAAGTCATTGTGATCACTGCATTGCCGGAATGTACGGCAGCAACTGTGACATACCTTGCCCTAAAGGCTGTTCAAATAACACTTGTACACGTGACGGCGATTGCTATAGATGCATTTCAGGGTTAGCAGGACGTCAATGTGATCAATGCATTGCCGGTATGTATGGCAGCAACTGTGACATACCTTGCCCTAAGAACTGTTCAAATAACATTTGTACACGTGACGGCGATTGCTATAGATGTAATTCAGGGTTCGCAGGAAGTAAATGTGATCAGTGCATCGCCGGCATGTACGGTATCAACTGTGACACACCTTGCCCTAAGACCTGTTCAAATAACACATGTACACGTAACGGACATTGCTATAGATGCAACTCGGGGTTTAATGGAAGTAAATGTGATCAGTGCTTCGCCGGTATGTACGGCAGCAATTGTGACATACCTTGTCCTAATACCTGTTCAAATACCACTTGCACACGCGATGGCAATTGCATACAAGGTTGTCAAAATGGTTATTTTGGCGACAAATGTCTAAATCGTTGTAGTAACTACTGTATAAATGTTACCTGTTCAAAGGATAGTGGATCTTGCGAATTTGGCTGTGCTGGTGGTTTTGAAGGAGACgattgtacaaaat cTTATATAGATGTCACAGTTGATACGGAAGAATCATCAAAGACTTCCAATATTGGTGCGTTTGTTGGAGTTGGTGTTATGGCTGTGGCAGTTACTCTTCTTGCTGTTGGAATTTTCGTTCTGATAAAAAG GTTCACAAAGCAACGAAAGCATACACAAG AACAACCAGAAATGATATATGTGCAGAATGCAAGTGAAAGGAGGACATACGACCAATTATCGCCACCTG aTTTCGAAATGACTGCAAATGTCACAGTTTCGGTATATGAACAGTTACACGAGAGAAACCAAGACACAACTGATTACGCagaaattgaaagaaataatgCCAAGGTACAAGACAGGATCCAAGATTTAAATAACGACAGTGAAATGAGAAGAAATTATGAACAATTGCAGGACAGACTCCAGGATTCTAATACGTACAGTGAAATGGATAGAAATTATGAACAGTTACAAGACAGATTCCAGGATTCTAATACGTACAGTGAAATGGACAGAAATTATGAGCAATTACAAGACAGACACCGGGATTCAAATAATTACAGTGAAATAGACAGAAATTAG
- the LOC123563372 gene encoding uncharacterized protein LOC123563372 isoform X4, producing the protein MAHEKQLRNPKYRSWVKSGLGLKYLKEGLEQFTVDVLDEQHLAILMTVRKASKSMATSCNQCQVNSLLPNHARTRSNHCPLGVNDCNCRQPKGKRTCPNDICGAIYEEVIHLHGSTPPAPYWRNTDATLWCSNPWEIGKCFINAPGYAHTRSASETDCAGLLHIIVNNKGFHSHLQCDINGSDILCKTRQYRNEILHSASMELENETAGNYIDDMIAVLQDAKELCSRAESVEAVKKLTELKTKDFIVSTENEMEIFQEMRKALAKETDESLEKIESTTTGRVSTIQEKFRDVDDAIQRTKAQTLDEIQASHHDLLNKHTLSLDVKATECLENIESSVRIQENRIIQSMKTAESDLTISKVEAIKEMKNIQSDLLNKHMEELGKKVEEINQTLSQKQLSIVKSLEQTGTKQKQMLKSMSKDVNSSEQKEIVVSTPQYITQRMYVDEADGSTEQKQPDYEMMKEVFKKRLISLYMETVVKVSALPLHLERNDATINDLYVTPWLKLDNNSCNVFKTKTSPEVAPGNERTYIDVTVDTEESSKTSNIGAFVGVGVMAVAVTLLAVGIFVLIKRFTKQRKHTQEQPEMIYVQNASERRTYDQLSPPDFEMTANVTVSVYEQLHERNQDTTDYAEIERNNAKVQDRIQDLNNDSEMRRNYEQLQDRLQDSNTYSEMDRNYEQLQDRFQDSNTYSEMDRNYEQLQDRHRDSNNYSEIDRN; encoded by the exons ATGGCTCATGAAAAGCAACTCAGAAATCCGAAATATCGGAGCTGGGTAAAATCAGGACTGGGCCTGAAGTATTTAAAAGAAGGATTAGAACAATTCACAGTGGATGTTTTGGATGAACAGCACCTAGCTATTCTAATGACAGTGAGGAAAGCAAGTAAATCCATGGCCACAAGTTGTAATCAATGTCAAGTTAATTCTCTGTTGCCAAATCATGCCCGAACAAGGTCAAATCACTGCCCGTTGGGAGTTAACGATTGTAACTGCCGACAACCAAAAGGAAAACGAACTTGCCCAAATGATATATGTGGTGCAATATATGAAGAAGTAATACATCTGCATGGTTCGACACCCCCTGCACCGTACTGGAGAAATACTGATGCCACTTTGTGGTGTTCAAACCCGTGGGAGATTGGTAAATGTTTTATCAATGCTCCAGGGTATGCCCATACCAGATCAGCAAGTGAGACTGACTGTGCTGGACTATTACATATCATTGTTAACAACAAGGGATTCCATTCTCATCTGCAGTGTGATATAAACGGCTCTGATATTTTATGCAAG ACGAGACAATATCGGAATGAGATATTGCATTCAGCTTCAATGGAACTAGAGAATGAGACAGCTGGTAACTACATTGATGATATGATAGCTGTTCTACAAGACGCCAAAGAGCTTTGTTCACGTGCAGAATCTGTAGAAGCTGTCAAAAAGTTGACAGAG CTGAAGACAAAGGATTTCATTGTTTCCACCGAGAACGAGATGGAGATATTTCAGGAAATGCGAAAGGCTTTGGCAAAAGAAACAGACGAAAGTTTGGAGAAAATTGAAAGTACTACAACCGGCCGTGTCAGTACGATACAGGAAAAGTTTCGAGACGTAGATGATGCAATACAGCGAACAAAAGCTCAAACCTTAGATGAAATTCAAGCTTCTCATCATGACCTTCTGAACAAACATACACTTAGCCTAGATGTAAAGGCAACGGAATGTTTAGAGAACATTGAGTCATCTGTACGCATACAAGAAAATAGAATCATCCAAAGTATGAAGACTGCAGAGAGTGATTTAACAATTTCAAAAGTAGAAgctataaaagaaatgaaaaatatacaaagtGACTTGTTAAACAAACATATGGAAGAGCTGGGTAAGAAAGTTGAAGAAATTAATCAAACTTTGTCTCAAAAACAACTGTCTATTGTAAAATCATTGGAACAGACAGGTACTAAACAAAAGCAAATGTTGAAATCGATGTCAAAAGATGTCAATTCATCTGAGCAGAAGGAAATAGTTGTTTCTACCCCACAATACATAACACAG CGGATGTATGTAGATGAAGCAGATGGATCTACAGAGCAGAAACAGCCCGATTATGAAATGATGAAAGAAG TTTTCAAGAAGCGGTTAATCAGTCTTTACATGGAAACCGTTGTGAAAGTGTCTGCATTGCCACTTCATCTCGAGAGAAACGATGCCACTATAAATGATTTGTATGTAACACCATGGTTGAAACTAGACAATAACAGCTGTAACGTTTTCAAAACCAAAACGTCACCAGAAGTAGCACCAGGAAACGAAAGAA cTTATATAGATGTCACAGTTGATACGGAAGAATCATCAAAGACTTCCAATATTGGTGCGTTTGTTGGAGTTGGTGTTATGGCTGTGGCAGTTACTCTTCTTGCTGTTGGAATTTTCGTTCTGATAAAAAG GTTCACAAAGCAACGAAAGCATACACAAG AACAACCAGAAATGATATATGTGCAGAATGCAAGTGAAAGGAGGACATACGACCAATTATCGCCACCTG aTTTCGAAATGACTGCAAATGTCACAGTTTCGGTATATGAACAGTTACACGAGAGAAACCAAGACACAACTGATTACGCagaaattgaaagaaataatgCCAAGGTACAAGACAGGATCCAAGATTTAAATAACGACAGTGAAATGAGAAGAAATTATGAACAATTGCAGGACAGACTCCAGGATTCTAATACGTACAGTGAAATGGATAGAAATTATGAACAGTTACAAGACAGATTCCAGGATTCTAATACGTACAGTGAAATGGACAGAAATTATGAGCAATTACAAGACAGACACCGGGATTCAAATAATTACAGTGAAATAGACAGAAATTAG